One window of Dendropsophus ebraccatus isolate aDenEbr1 chromosome 13, aDenEbr1.pat, whole genome shotgun sequence genomic DNA carries:
- the LOC138770334 gene encoding B2 bradykinin receptor-like: MEININNITTGVENTTAPLTCFLPENAEWIFTFQPSYMWFIFVLGFIENLFVISVFALHKSRCTVAEIYLGNMAAADLILVSGLPFWAIYLSNKFYWPFGSFMCVAVNSLIQLNLYSSIYFLMMVSIDRYLALVKTMSFGRMRRPWCAKVNCAIIWIFAIGVSLPKVVFRKVVFVPELNTTACIISVPDNGWHIANNIIGNLVGFVIPLIIIGFCTFQIIGALRNNAMQQFKEINNEKKATWLVLSVLLVFVICWLPFHVFTFLDTLDLFHIFHGCSVAIAIEIGNQISTYIAYSNSCINPLLYVLVGNHFRRKAKDVYQHHLTRFKSQKNMSLPINYSGATARTSISMVQQNLIRQ, from the coding sequence ATGGATTTTCACCTTCCAACCTAGTTACATGTGGTTCATCTTCGTCTTGGGCTTCATAGAAAACCTGTTTGTCATCTCTGTCTTTGCCCTTCACAAGAGTCGCTGCACGGTGGCTGAGATCTACCTGGGGAATATGGCGGCTGCTGATCTGATCTTGGTCAGCGGTCTTCCATTCTGGGCTATATATCTCTCCAACAAGTTCTACTGGCCATTTGGAAGCTTCATGTGTGTGGCGGTCAACTCCTTGATTCAACTTAACCTTTATAGCAGCATCTACTTCCTCATGATGGTCAGTATCGACCGATATCTTGCTCTGGTAAAGACCATGTCCTTTGGCCGTATGAGAAGACCTTGGTGTGCCAAAGTGAACTGTGCAATCATCTGGATCTTTGCGATAGGAGTAAGCCTGCCCAAGGTGGTGTTCAGAAAGGTGGTCTTCGTTCCAGAACTCAATACTACAGCCTGTATCATCAGTGTCCCTGATAATGGCTGGCACATTGCCAACAATATCATTGGCAACCTTGTTGGCTTTGTGATCCCCTTAATCATCATTGGCTTCTGCACGTTCCAAATTATAGGCGCCCTACGGAACAACGCCATGCAGCAATTCAAGGAGATTAACAATGAAAAGAAGGCCACATGGTTGGTGTTGTCGGTGCTCTTGGTCTTTGTCATCTGTTGGCTTCCATTTCACGTTTTCACCTTCTTGGACACATTGGATCTATTCCACATCTTCCATGGTTGTTCTGTGGCTATAGCTATCGAGATTGGAAATCAGATTTCTACCTACATTGCTTATAGCAACAGCTGCATCAACCCTCTACTCTACGTCTTGGTCGGCAATCATTTCCGGAGGAAGGCCAAGGACGTCTACCAGCATCATCTAACAAGGTTTAAGTCTCAGAAAAACATGTCATTGCCAATAAACTACTCAGGAGCCACCGCACGGACCTCGATTTCCATGGTTCAGCAAAATCTGATCAGGCAATAA